The Georgenia sp. TF02-10 genome window below encodes:
- the xseA gene encoding exodeoxyribonuclease VII large subunit yields MISPAPAAPRRLADKALETTAENPWPVRLLSAKIAGYVDRMAPVWVEGQVVQLNRRPGASLAFLTLRDAVADMSLPVAVQPRVLGRVDVPLAEGAHVVVHAKPVFWPKRGTLQLEADELRPVGVGELLARIEQLKRVLAAEGLFDADRKRPLPFLPRRVGLVCGRESKAEHDVVVNARARWPALAFTVREVAVQGAAAVAEVSAAIAELDDDPDVDVIVVARGGGGVEDLLPFSNEALVRAAAACRTPLVSAIGHETDTPLLDLVADYRASTPTAAARRVVPDVAEERAALARARGRLRAALTGLTTAEQHRLDAVRSRPCLADPTTLVTRRAEDVARLRSAARQGFTWRTERAGAELTAVHGRLRALSPAATLARGYAVLRTRDQTVVRSSAEVVPGDRLEALLAAGRLGVEVRAAAPPDGPGGTAATGRAAGRPSPADLEH; encoded by the coding sequence GTGATCAGCCCCGCCCCCGCCGCCCCGCGCCGCCTCGCCGACAAGGCGCTGGAGACCACCGCGGAGAACCCCTGGCCGGTGCGGCTGCTCTCGGCCAAGATCGCCGGGTACGTCGACCGGATGGCACCGGTGTGGGTGGAGGGCCAGGTGGTCCAGCTCAACCGGCGCCCCGGCGCCTCGCTGGCCTTCCTGACGCTGCGCGACGCCGTCGCCGACATGTCGCTGCCGGTGGCCGTCCAGCCCCGGGTGCTCGGCCGGGTCGACGTCCCGCTGGCCGAGGGCGCGCACGTCGTCGTGCACGCCAAGCCGGTGTTCTGGCCCAAGCGCGGCACGCTGCAGCTGGAGGCCGACGAGCTGCGCCCGGTCGGCGTGGGCGAGCTCCTCGCCCGGATCGAGCAGCTCAAGCGGGTGCTCGCCGCCGAGGGCCTCTTCGACGCCGACCGCAAGCGGCCGCTGCCGTTCCTGCCCCGCCGGGTGGGCCTGGTCTGCGGGCGGGAGTCCAAGGCGGAGCACGACGTCGTGGTCAACGCCCGCGCCCGCTGGCCCGCCCTGGCCTTCACCGTCCGGGAGGTCGCCGTCCAGGGCGCGGCCGCCGTCGCCGAGGTCAGCGCCGCCATCGCCGAGCTCGACGACGACCCGGACGTGGACGTCATCGTCGTCGCCCGGGGCGGCGGCGGGGTGGAGGACCTGCTGCCGTTCTCCAACGAGGCGCTCGTCCGGGCCGCCGCGGCCTGCCGCACCCCGCTGGTCTCCGCCATCGGCCACGAGACCGACACCCCCCTGCTGGACCTGGTGGCCGACTACCGCGCCTCCACGCCCACCGCCGCGGCCCGGCGGGTGGTGCCGGACGTCGCCGAGGAGCGCGCCGCGCTGGCCCGGGCCCGCGGTCGGCTGCGGGCCGCGCTCACCGGGCTGACCACCGCCGAGCAGCACCGGCTCGACGCCGTCCGCTCCCGCCCCTGCCTGGCCGACCCCACCACCCTGGTCACCCGCCGCGCCGAGGACGTCGCGAGGCTGCGGTCGGCGGCGCGGCAGGGCTTCACCTGGCGGACCGAACGGGCCGGCGCGGAGCTGACCGCCGTGCACGGCCGGCTGCGGGCCCTCTCCCCCGCCGCGACCCTGGCCCGCGGCTACGCGGTGCTCCGCACCCGGGACCAGACGGTGGTGCGCTCCAGCGCCGAGGTCGTCCCCGGGGACCGGCTCGAGGCGCTCCTGGCCGCCGGCCGGCTGGGGGTGGAGGTCCGCGCGGCCGCCCCGCCCGACGGGCCCGGCGGCACCGCCGCGACGGGCCGGGCCGCCGGCCGGCCGAGCCCCGCCGATCTGGAACACTGA
- a CDS encoding GNAT family N-acetyltransferase, with protein MALPDAVPRLRHGPVVLRAFEERDADLVISAASDDLIPSITTVPTSGSRRDAVEYIARQHSRLRSGAGYSFAIAKSETDVAVGQIGLWLRDIDEARATTGYWIGPGHRRRGYLTAALRALTDWALALDEVERLQLFVEPWNEGSWRAADRCGYQREGLLRAWQQVGRQRKDMFVYSILSGTPVPGDS; from the coding sequence ATGGCGCTGCCTGATGCGGTGCCGCGTCTGCGCCACGGACCGGTCGTGCTCAGGGCCTTCGAGGAGCGAGATGCGGATCTCGTCATCTCGGCTGCTTCTGATGACTTGATCCCCTCGATCACCACAGTGCCCACAAGCGGGTCTCGACGCGACGCGGTGGAGTACATCGCGAGGCAGCACTCACGCCTTCGTTCAGGTGCCGGCTATTCCTTCGCCATCGCAAAATCTGAGACCGATGTGGCCGTCGGTCAGATCGGACTCTGGCTGCGTGATATCGACGAGGCTCGCGCGACCACTGGTTACTGGATCGGCCCCGGGCACCGACGGCGCGGCTACCTCACAGCTGCTCTACGAGCGTTGACGGACTGGGCGCTGGCATTGGACGAGGTCGAGCGACTTCAATTGTTCGTCGAGCCCTGGAACGAGGGGTCGTGGCGAGCTGCCGATAGATGCGGATATCAGCGAGAAGGGCTGTTGCGCGCGTGGCAGCAGGTGGGTCGGCAGCGAAAGGACATGTTCGTCTACAGCATTCTGTCCGGCACGCCTGTGCCAGGGGACTCGTGA
- a CDS encoding NF041680 family putative transposase has translation MVHDDRSLSVPGGAGLVGFREGFYQAWTGWADAAFELTEAVLCTPGPVTSVPALSLEPVFRRSHGSLYKALARGRVDAGAVRDLLAAHRPGGWPLVFAMDATTWPRCDAETSPGRGFYYSASTHSAGQPIVAGWSYQHLVQLSWAKDSWTAPVDVVRLDPTADATTVTAAQVTGLVARLGATEQVPVVAFDAGYDAPGLTHALAGVRAGIVVRIRDDRVFYADPEPAPAGRAGRPRRHGARRALREVASWPTPDHSITATDDRYGTVRVDAWHDLHPKLGRRGPWKDSDVVPIVRGTIMRVDVEHLPKPTSRTKKVLWLWVTGPHGTDLDVCWRAYLRRFDIEHTFRFYKNTLGWTAPSLRTPEQADRWTWIITAAYTQLRLARTLVEDCRRPWERPRPRPKLSPARVRRGFRQLQPHLPPMARAPKSRTPGPGRPPGTRTGPRTRHPAIKKAA, from the coding sequence ATGGTCCACGACGACAGATCGCTCAGCGTCCCGGGCGGGGCCGGGCTGGTCGGTTTCCGGGAGGGCTTCTACCAGGCCTGGACCGGCTGGGCGGACGCCGCCTTCGAGCTGACCGAGGCGGTGCTGTGCACGCCCGGCCCGGTGACCTCGGTGCCGGCGCTGTCCCTGGAGCCGGTGTTCCGCCGCTCGCACGGCAGCCTGTACAAGGCCCTGGCCCGGGGGCGGGTCGACGCCGGCGCGGTGCGTGACCTGCTCGCGGCCCACCGTCCCGGCGGCTGGCCGCTGGTCTTCGCGATGGACGCCACGACCTGGCCGCGGTGCGATGCCGAGACCAGCCCGGGGCGCGGGTTCTACTACTCCGCCTCCACCCACTCCGCCGGGCAGCCCATCGTGGCCGGCTGGTCCTACCAGCACCTGGTCCAGCTCAGCTGGGCCAAGGACTCCTGGACCGCGCCGGTGGACGTGGTCCGCCTGGACCCCACCGCCGATGCCACCACCGTCACCGCCGCCCAGGTCACCGGCCTGGTCGCCCGGCTGGGGGCCACCGAGCAGGTCCCGGTCGTGGCCTTCGACGCCGGCTACGACGCCCCCGGCCTGACCCACGCCCTGGCCGGGGTCCGCGCCGGGATCGTGGTCCGGATCCGGGACGACCGGGTGTTCTACGCCGACCCCGAGCCGGCCCCGGCCGGGCGGGCCGGGCGGCCCCGCCGGCACGGGGCCCGCCGCGCCCTGCGCGAGGTCGCCTCCTGGCCCACCCCCGACCACAGCATCACCGCCACCGACGACCGGTACGGCACCGTGCGGGTGGACGCCTGGCACGACCTGCACCCCAAGCTCGGCCGCCGCGGCCCCTGGAAGGACAGCGACGTCGTCCCGATCGTGCGCGGGACGATCATGCGGGTGGACGTCGAGCACCTGCCCAAGCCCACAAGCCGCACCAAGAAGGTCCTGTGGCTGTGGGTCACAGGCCCCCACGGCACCGACCTGGACGTCTGCTGGCGGGCCTACCTGCGCCGCTTCGACATCGAGCACACCTTCCGCTTCTACAAGAACACCCTGGGCTGGACCGCGCCCTCGCTGCGCACCCCCGAGCAGGCCGACCGGTGGACCTGGATCATCACCGCCGCCTACACCCAGCTCCGCCTGGCCCGCACCCTCGTCGAGGACTGCCGCCGCCCCTGGGAACGACCCCGACCACGCCCCAAGCTCTCCCCGGCCCGGGTCCGGCGAGGATTTCGCCAGCTCCAGCCCCACCTACCCCCCATGGCCAGGGCACCGAAATCCCGCACCCCCGGACCCGGACGACCCCCCGGCACCCGAACCGGCCCACGAACCCGACACCCAGCCATCAAGAAGGCCGCGTAG
- a CDS encoding 2-phosphosulfolactate phosphatase, translating to MVEFRFNVRMVRPLVMGMSEVANLLGQHHYAVRLDWGPAGARATAADVSVVVDVLSFSTSVCIAVERGMRVYPYPWEGARAEAFAREHDAVLAVGRLEATTSPTVPAPSLSPACLLQCAPASRLVLPSPNGSTIAAALGESGSRVAAGCLRNAGAVAEWLAVRLDRGDSVSVIAAGERWDDDDSLRPALEDHLGAGAILASLARRGYRRSMSPEALAAVDLFQAVQGSLVERMSECVSARELAGKDFRSDVEAAVALNASKAVPVLIDGSFGPAGRHGDVATPHRNV from the coding sequence GTGGTTGAGTTTCGCTTCAACGTCCGGATGGTCCGACCTCTGGTGATGGGAATGAGCGAAGTAGCGAACCTGCTCGGGCAACACCACTATGCCGTGCGCCTGGACTGGGGTCCTGCTGGCGCCCGAGCCACCGCGGCTGACGTCTCCGTTGTCGTGGATGTGCTGAGCTTCTCGACCTCGGTCTGCATCGCCGTCGAGCGAGGGATGCGGGTCTACCCCTACCCATGGGAGGGCGCACGAGCAGAGGCCTTCGCACGGGAGCACGACGCCGTCCTCGCTGTCGGCCGCCTCGAGGCGACCACGTCGCCCACGGTCCCCGCCCCTTCGCTGTCGCCCGCTTGTCTTCTCCAGTGTGCACCGGCCTCCCGCCTGGTCCTGCCCTCGCCCAATGGATCAACGATCGCGGCGGCGCTGGGCGAGTCCGGGTCCAGGGTGGCAGCCGGGTGCCTGCGCAACGCAGGTGCCGTAGCCGAGTGGCTAGCGGTACGGCTCGACCGCGGCGATTCCGTCTCGGTCATCGCGGCGGGCGAACGGTGGGACGACGACGACTCGTTGCGGCCCGCCCTCGAAGACCACCTCGGCGCCGGAGCCATTCTCGCTTCCCTGGCTCGTCGAGGGTACCGGCGGAGCATGAGCCCGGAGGCGTTGGCAGCCGTTGACCTATTCCAAGCGGTGCAGGGGAGCCTCGTCGAGCGCATGAGCGAGTGCGTCAGTGCGCGCGAGCTCGCCGGCAAGGACTTCCGGTCGGACGTCGAGGCAGCGGTTGCACTCAACGCGTCAAAAGCCGTGCCGGTGCTGATCGACGGATCCTTCGGCCCCGCTGGGCGTCACGGTGACGTCGCGACGCCGCACCGCAACGTCTGA
- a CDS encoding exodeoxyribonuclease VII small subunit codes for MSQNEAPDVESLSYEQARDELVEVVRRLEAGAATLEESLALWERGEALADRCQSWLDGARRRLDAARRPPGDDAPRAGDDGAPGSDAPGTGAPGTADTRAGRRTDATALDAAAALPEEEER; via the coding sequence GTGAGCCAGAACGAGGCACCCGACGTGGAGTCGCTGAGCTACGAGCAGGCCCGGGACGAGCTGGTCGAGGTCGTCCGGCGGCTCGAGGCCGGCGCCGCCACGCTGGAGGAGTCCCTCGCCCTGTGGGAGCGCGGGGAGGCGCTGGCCGACCGGTGCCAGTCCTGGCTCGACGGCGCCCGCCGCCGGCTGGACGCCGCCCGCCGGCCCCCGGGCGACGACGCCCCCCGGGCCGGCGACGACGGCGCGCCGGGCTCCGACGCGCCCGGCACCGGCGCGCCGGGCACCGCCGACACCCGCGCCGGTCGGCGCACGGACGCCACGGCCCTGGACGCGGCCGCCGCGCTCCCCGAGGAGGAGGAGAGATGA
- a CDS encoding HigA family addiction module antitoxin, with protein MTTTDKIAPIHPGEVLMKDFIEGFGITQNKLAVSIGVPPRRINEIVLGKRGITADTALRLAQYFGTSAEFWINLQSRYELDRAEDAAGEQIASITPLTAA; from the coding sequence TTGACTACCACTGACAAGATCGCTCCGATCCATCCCGGGGAGGTCCTGATGAAGGACTTCATCGAGGGCTTCGGCATCACGCAGAACAAGCTCGCAGTGTCGATCGGTGTGCCGCCCCGGCGGATCAACGAGATCGTGCTCGGCAAGCGAGGGATCACGGCGGACACCGCGCTGCGCCTCGCTCAGTACTTCGGCACCTCGGCTGAGTTCTGGATCAACCTGCAGAGTCGCTACGAGCTCGACCGCGCAGAGGACGCCGCGGGGGAGCAGATCGCGTCGATCACCCCGTTGACGGCCGCATGA
- a CDS encoding carbohydrate kinase: protein MSIGTPSPEGAEPTGPVPPLDGPQPDSDRPTVRSDRAPSAAEDPFRPTDDPELAGPPPAPTSPAYGRDQHAGLPGEHGTEQAMVIGEALIDIVEAPGQEPREHPGGSPANVAVGLARLGRPVELVTWFAPDDRGATLRAHLEAENVSVSAASARAPRTSTARARLDETGAATYVFDLEWAPPAPEAGAPVHVHTGSIAAVLEPGDRTVLATVSRHRGTATISYDPNVRPDLMGTTAQTRPRVEALVNLADIIKASDEDLAWLYPELDPAQVARQWAGRGPALVVLTRGDAGSVAFTAAGAEVTVEATPVDVVDTVGAGDSYMAGILDGLWAQGLLGAGHREALRAVDPEVLTGVLRHASRVAGITVSRAGANPPTRAELTAARV from the coding sequence ATGAGCATCGGTACCCCGAGCCCGGAGGGCGCCGAGCCCACCGGGCCGGTCCCGCCCCTGGACGGCCCCCAGCCGGACAGCGACCGACCGACGGTGCGCTCCGACCGTGCCCCGTCCGCGGCCGAGGACCCCTTCCGGCCGACCGACGACCCCGAGCTGGCCGGCCCGCCGCCGGCGCCGACGTCGCCCGCGTACGGGCGCGACCAGCACGCCGGCCTGCCCGGCGAGCACGGCACCGAGCAGGCGATGGTGATCGGCGAGGCGCTCATCGACATCGTCGAGGCCCCCGGCCAGGAGCCGCGGGAGCACCCCGGCGGCTCGCCGGCCAACGTCGCCGTCGGGCTCGCCCGGCTGGGCCGGCCGGTCGAGCTGGTCACCTGGTTCGCCCCGGACGACCGCGGCGCCACGCTGCGCGCGCACCTGGAGGCGGAGAACGTGTCCGTCTCCGCGGCCTCCGCCCGGGCGCCGCGCACCTCCACCGCCCGGGCCCGGCTGGACGAGACGGGCGCGGCCACCTACGTCTTCGACCTGGAGTGGGCCCCGCCCGCCCCGGAGGCCGGCGCGCCGGTGCACGTGCACACCGGCTCCATCGCCGCCGTGCTCGAGCCGGGCGACCGCACCGTGCTGGCCACGGTGAGCCGCCACCGCGGCACGGCCACGATCAGCTACGACCCCAACGTCCGGCCCGACCTGATGGGCACCACTGCCCAGACCCGGCCGCGGGTGGAGGCGCTGGTGAACCTCGCCGACATCATCAAGGCCTCCGACGAAGACCTCGCCTGGCTCTACCCCGAGCTCGACCCGGCCCAGGTCGCCCGGCAGTGGGCCGGCCGCGGCCCCGCCCTGGTGGTCCTCACCCGCGGCGACGCCGGCTCGGTCGCCTTCACCGCGGCCGGCGCCGAGGTCACGGTCGAGGCCACCCCGGTGGACGTGGTGGACACCGTCGGCGCCGGGGACTCCTACATGGCCGGGATCCTGGACGGCCTGTGGGCCCAGGGCCTGCTCGGCGCCGGGCACCGGGAGGCGCTGCGCGCCGTCGACCCGGAGGTCCTGACCGGCGTGCTGCGGCACGCCTCCCGCGTCGCCGGCATCACGGTCTCCCGGGCCGGGGCGAACCCGCCCACCCGCGCCGAGCTCACCGCCGCCCGGGTCTGA
- a CDS encoding DUF6788 family protein — MNSSTAQELAAHQDRYRELAARIADLGLISAGSITRRYTRCATPGCRCRADPPQMHGPYWQWTAKVDGKTVTRRLTPTEAGLYQEWIDNDRQLRHIVAQMRQVAAKATALILNDAKDQQTSQV, encoded by the coding sequence ATGAACTCATCGACAGCCCAGGAGCTCGCTGCCCACCAAGACCGCTACCGCGAGCTCGCCGCCCGCATCGCCGACCTCGGCCTGATCAGCGCGGGCAGCATCACCCGCCGCTACACCAGGTGCGCCACCCCGGGCTGCCGCTGCCGGGCCGACCCGCCACAGATGCACGGGCCCTACTGGCAGTGGACCGCCAAGGTCGACGGCAAGACCGTCACCCGACGGCTCACCCCGACCGAGGCGGGCCTCTACCAGGAGTGGATCGACAACGACCGCCAGCTCCGCCACATCGTCGCCCAGATGCGCCAGGTAGCCGCCAAGGCCACCGCACTCATCCTCAACGACGCCAAGGACCAGCAGACCTCACAGGTTTAA
- a CDS encoding 4-hydroxy-3-methylbut-2-enyl diphosphate reductase — protein MTSLAGASAFPAPVAAEPSPDGRRILLATPRGYCAGVDRAVDAVEKALELYGAPVYVRKEIVHNKFVVETLSQRGAVFVAETDEVPEGARVVFSAHGVSPAVHAQAAARNLATIDATCPLVTKVHKEAVRFASDDYDILLIGHDGHEEVEGTQGEAPEHIQVVNGPHEVDQVQVRDPEKVIWLSQTTLSVDETMTTVNLLRQRFPHLQDPPSDDICYATQNRQVAVKKLAPDADVVIVVGSANSSNSVRLVEVALEAGAGAAYRVDKADEIDPAWLTGATTVGLTSGASVPEILVRTVVERLQELGFTGVEEVRTATEDIMFSLPKNLRADLKGAGGQPDRPRRPRRAGARPAAARA, from the coding sequence GTGACGTCGCTCGCCGGCGCCTCGGCGTTCCCGGCGCCGGTCGCCGCCGAGCCGTCGCCGGACGGCCGGCGGATCCTGCTGGCGACCCCCCGCGGGTACTGCGCCGGCGTGGACCGGGCCGTGGACGCCGTCGAGAAGGCGCTGGAGCTGTACGGGGCGCCGGTGTACGTGCGCAAGGAGATCGTGCACAACAAGTTCGTCGTGGAGACCCTCAGCCAGCGCGGCGCCGTCTTCGTCGCCGAGACCGACGAGGTGCCCGAGGGCGCCCGGGTGGTCTTCTCCGCCCACGGCGTCTCCCCGGCCGTGCACGCCCAGGCCGCGGCCCGGAATTTGGCCACCATCGACGCCACCTGCCCGCTGGTGACGAAGGTCCACAAGGAGGCCGTCCGCTTCGCCAGCGACGACTACGACATCCTGCTCATCGGCCACGACGGCCACGAGGAGGTCGAGGGCACCCAGGGCGAGGCGCCGGAGCACATCCAGGTGGTCAACGGCCCGCACGAGGTCGACCAGGTCCAGGTGCGCGACCCGGAGAAGGTCATCTGGCTCTCCCAGACCACCCTTAGCGTGGACGAGACCATGACGACGGTGAACCTGCTGCGCCAGCGGTTCCCGCACCTGCAGGACCCGCCGAGCGACGACATCTGCTACGCCACCCAGAACCGGCAGGTGGCCGTGAAGAAGCTGGCCCCCGACGCCGACGTGGTGATCGTGGTCGGCTCGGCGAACTCCTCCAACTCCGTCCGGCTGGTCGAGGTCGCCCTGGAGGCCGGCGCCGGCGCCGCCTACCGGGTGGACAAGGCCGACGAGATCGACCCGGCGTGGCTGACCGGGGCCACCACCGTCGGCCTGACCTCCGGCGCCTCGGTGCCCGAGATCCTCGTCCGCACGGTGGTGGAGCGGCTCCAGGAGCTCGGCTTCACCGGCGTGGAGGAGGTCCGCACCGCGACCGAGGACATCATGTTCTCCCTGCCCAAGAACCTCCGCGCGGACCTCAAGGGCGCCGGCGGGCAGCCGGACCGGCCGCGCCGCCCCCGCCGCGCCGGCGCGCGCCCGGCGGCCGCCCGGGCCTGA
- a CDS encoding DUF3151 domain-containing protein produces the protein MPAGTPVPAETDRPNLLAGQATLLPDETDRAARAALAAGTDPRTVAARHPASSLAWATLARAALADGDAVAGYAYARTGYHRGLDALRRAGWRGQGPIPAGHEPNQGFLRALLALADAAAAIGEEDEAARCATFLDDADPDARRLLG, from the coding sequence ATGCCGGCGGGCACCCCCGTGCCGGCCGAGACGGACCGGCCCAACCTGCTCGCCGGCCAGGCGACGCTGCTGCCGGACGAGACCGACCGCGCCGCCCGGGCCGCGCTCGCCGCCGGCACCGACCCCCGGACGGTGGCCGCCCGGCACCCCGCCTCGAGCCTGGCCTGGGCGACGCTCGCCCGTGCCGCGCTGGCCGACGGGGACGCCGTCGCCGGCTACGCCTACGCCCGCACCGGCTACCACCGCGGCCTGGACGCCCTGCGCCGGGCCGGGTGGCGCGGCCAGGGCCCGATCCCCGCCGGGCATGAGCCGAACCAGGGGTTCCTCCGGGCCCTGCTGGCGCTGGCCGACGCCGCCGCGGCCATCGGCGAGGAGGACGAGGCCGCCCGGTGCGCGACCTTCCTCGACGACGCCGACCCGGACGCCCGCCGCCTGCTCGGCTGA
- a CDS encoding DNA recombination protein RmuC produces the protein MAETGWLVALLALVLGGVVGFAAATARAAAARATAQDAVSRAGAEAAAARARAERLTEEVAGLQDRARRDHDVLRALAPVQSALHQVGEHVALLERERTEQFTVLTEQLHHARRTDAELQRTTAQLESALRSTSARGQWGEVELRRVLEAAGMLRHVDFTEQRAVGSGGRPDVVVHLPGGKYLAVDAKVPMDAYLEAAALGARATGAAERRERLLAQHAKALRGHVDALARRRYHDHLPGSPELVVLFVPSEGLLAGALEADPALLDHALRQGVAPTAPASLLALLKAVAAVWSTEQVTTQAKELLALGRTLYDRLGTVAGHISQLGRALESTVVQYNRMVGSVESRLLVTARTFEGLGAEDLRVGPLDPDRAQVRRLLAAELTGPDELADPEELAGQDELAGPEEKVRATG, from the coding sequence ATGGCTGAGACGGGGTGGTTGGTGGCGCTGCTGGCGCTGGTCCTCGGCGGGGTGGTCGGGTTCGCCGCGGCGACGGCGCGGGCCGCTGCCGCGCGGGCGACGGCGCAGGACGCGGTGTCCCGGGCGGGCGCCGAGGCGGCCGCGGCCCGGGCGCGGGCCGAGCGGCTGACGGAGGAGGTGGCCGGGCTGCAGGACCGGGCCCGCCGGGACCACGACGTGCTGCGCGCCCTGGCGCCGGTCCAGTCCGCGCTGCACCAGGTCGGTGAGCACGTGGCGCTGCTCGAGCGGGAGCGCACGGAGCAGTTCACCGTCCTCACCGAGCAGCTCCACCACGCCCGGCGCACCGACGCCGAGCTCCAGCGCACGACGGCGCAGCTGGAGTCGGCGCTGCGGTCCACCTCCGCCCGGGGCCAGTGGGGCGAGGTGGAGCTGCGCCGGGTGCTCGAGGCGGCCGGGATGCTGCGGCACGTCGACTTCACCGAGCAGCGCGCCGTGGGCAGCGGCGGCCGGCCGGACGTCGTCGTGCACCTGCCCGGCGGCAAGTACCTGGCCGTGGACGCCAAGGTGCCGATGGATGCCTACCTGGAGGCGGCCGCGCTCGGCGCGCGGGCCACCGGGGCGGCCGAGCGGCGGGAGCGGCTGCTCGCCCAGCACGCCAAGGCCCTGCGCGGGCACGTCGACGCCCTGGCCCGACGGCGGTACCACGACCACCTGCCCGGCTCGCCGGAGCTGGTCGTGCTGTTCGTGCCGTCCGAGGGGCTGCTCGCCGGGGCGCTGGAGGCCGACCCGGCCCTGCTCGACCACGCGCTGCGGCAGGGCGTCGCACCGACCGCGCCGGCCTCGCTGCTGGCGCTGCTCAAGGCGGTGGCGGCGGTCTGGTCCACCGAGCAGGTGACCACCCAGGCCAAGGAGCTGCTCGCGCTGGGCCGCACCCTGTACGACCGGCTAGGGACCGTGGCCGGGCACATCTCTCAGCTAGGCCGCGCCCTGGAGTCCACCGTCGTGCAGTACAACCGGATGGTCGGCTCGGTGGAGTCCCGCCTGCTGGTCACCGCGCGCACCTTCGAGGGCCTGGGCGCGGAGGACCTGCGGGTGGGGCCGCTGGACCCGGACCGGGCCCAGGTGCGCCGGCTGCTCGCCGCCGAGCTGACCGGCCCGGACGAGCTGGCCGACCCGGAGGAGCTGGCCGGCCAGGACGAGCTGGCCGGACCGGAGGAGAAGGTGCGGGCAACCGGCTGA
- a CDS encoding type II toxin-antitoxin system Phd/YefM family antitoxin: MGIIEPQMESLSQRELRNESGRVFRAVSEGHSFVLTNGGVPVGKIVPMDAPAPGLTIARPARREGGWSALAIERKTGGQSVVGIVDDLREDRV; this comes from the coding sequence ATGGGCATCATCGAGCCACAGATGGAGAGCCTGTCGCAGCGCGAACTGCGCAACGAGTCCGGTCGAGTGTTTCGTGCTGTCAGCGAGGGGCACTCGTTCGTCCTGACCAACGGTGGGGTGCCCGTGGGCAAGATCGTGCCGATGGATGCTCCCGCTCCTGGCCTGACCATCGCGCGCCCGGCGCGTCGTGAGGGGGGATGGAGTGCGCTCGCCATCGAGCGAAAGACCGGGGGGCAGAGTGTCGTCGGGATCGTCGACGATCTACGCGAGGACCGGGTGTGA
- the ychF gene encoding redox-regulated ATPase YchF, with translation MALTIGIAGLPNVGKSTLFNALTRATVLAANYPFATIEPNIGVVPLPDERLTTLAEMFGSARIVPATVSFVDIAGIVKGASEGEGLGNQFLANIREADAICQVTRAFNDPDVVHVTGEVDPRADIETVSTELALADIQTLEKALPRLEKEVRGKKTPAEVLDTARGALALLERGTLLSAGAAQAGLDPDVLATFQLMTAKPFIYVFNTDDAGLADTQMQAELRALVAPAEAIFLDAKLESELVELEPDEAAEMLAATGQSESGLDQLARVGFRTLGLQTFLTAGPKEARAWTIHQGWTAPQAAGVIHTDFQRGFIKAEVVSFDDLVALGSMQEARAHGRVRVEGKDYVMRDGDVVEFRFNV, from the coding sequence GTGGCTCTCACCATCGGCATCGCCGGCCTGCCCAACGTCGGCAAGTCCACCCTGTTCAACGCGCTGACCCGCGCCACCGTGCTGGCCGCGAACTACCCCTTCGCCACGATCGAGCCGAACATCGGCGTCGTCCCGCTGCCCGACGAGCGCCTGACCACCCTGGCGGAGATGTTCGGCTCGGCCCGGATCGTCCCGGCCACCGTCTCCTTCGTCGACATCGCCGGCATCGTCAAGGGCGCCTCCGAGGGGGAGGGGCTGGGCAACCAGTTCCTGGCCAACATCCGCGAGGCGGATGCCATCTGCCAGGTCACCCGCGCCTTCAACGACCCCGACGTCGTGCACGTCACCGGCGAGGTCGACCCGCGCGCGGACATCGAGACCGTCTCCACCGAGCTCGCGCTGGCCGACATCCAGACCCTGGAGAAGGCGCTGCCGCGGCTGGAGAAGGAGGTCCGCGGCAAGAAGACCCCCGCCGAGGTGCTGGACACCGCCCGGGGGGCGCTCGCGCTGCTCGAGCGCGGGACGCTCCTCTCCGCCGGCGCCGCGCAGGCCGGCCTCGACCCGGACGTCCTCGCCACCTTCCAGCTGATGACCGCAAAGCCGTTCATCTACGTCTTCAACACCGACGACGCCGGCCTGGCCGACACCCAGATGCAGGCCGAGCTGCGCGCGCTGGTGGCCCCCGCGGAGGCGATCTTCCTCGACGCCAAGCTCGAGTCCGAGCTGGTCGAGCTCGAGCCGGACGAGGCGGCGGAGATGCTCGCCGCGACCGGGCAGAGCGAGTCGGGCCTGGACCAGCTCGCCCGGGTCGGCTTCCGCACCCTGGGGCTGCAGACCTTCCTCACCGCCGGGCCCAAGGAGGCTCGGGCGTGGACGATCCACCAGGGCTGGACCGCCCCGCAGGCGGCCGGGGTGATCCACACCGACTTCCAGCGCGGCTTCATCAAGGCCGAGGTGGTCTCCTTCGACGACCTCGTCGCGCTCGGCTCGATGCAGGAGGCCCGCGCGCACGGCAGGGTCCGCGTCGAGGGCAAGGACTACGTCATGCGCGACGGCGACGTGGTGGAGTTCAGGTTCAACGTTTGA